A single region of the Oncorhynchus kisutch isolate 150728-3 linkage group LG30, Okis_V2, whole genome shotgun sequence genome encodes:
- the LOC109885733 gene encoding mitochondrial ubiquitin ligase activator of nfkb 1-A-like codes for MEEFPVRTVEGLCLGTSLAISGLFFYIYRKKRKSVDKLNEAPHMNLDGKLADLLNVTPGKCLQYVVIEGAVQPVGEPLRSQYQEGSVGVVQKLMLREHKLVWNSLAHTWMDSECVLHQRVNTVPFSLVGSDQANVRVLCPLEASELKMEILHEKFHQATYGFTDIVGQYLSGEKPKGQLETEEMLKVGATLTGVGELILDTDRVLKLRPPTDGSEYFLSTADFETLRLEQEDQAVVWRVLASVFALAGAAVLLWVGCRYYRSLRVCWEQERLKREFETLGAGGSGATQQGSREQEMPLENDCVICLTQLRSCVLLDCGHVCCCYSCYQALPQPICPICRQAINRVVPLYQA; via the exons ATGGAGGAGTTTCCAGTGAGGACGGTGGAGGGGCTGTGTCTAGGCACCAGCTTGGCCATATCAGGCCTCTTCTTCTACatctacaggaaaaagaggaaatCGGTGGACAAACTCAAT GAGGCACCCCACATGAATTTGGATGGGAAACTGGCAGACCTTTTGAATGTGACACCGGGAAAGTGTCTGCAGTATGTTGTCATCGAAG gagcAGTGCAGCCTGTGGGGGAGCCTCTAAGGAGTCAGTACCAGGAAGGCAGCGTAGGGGTAGTGCAGAAACTCATGCTAAGGGAACACAAGCTGGTGTGGAACAGCCTGGCCCACACCTG GATGGACAGTGAGTGCGTGCTGCACCAGAGGGTAAATACTGTGCCCTTCAGCCTGGTGGGGTCGGACCAGGCCAATGTGAGGGTGCTGTGTCCCCTGGAGGCCTCAGAGCTGAAGATGGAGATCCTCCATGAGAAGTTCCACCAGGCCACCTACGGTTTCACCGACATCGTCGGACAGTACCTCAGTGGAGAGAAGCCCAAAGGCCAGCTGGAGACTGAGGAAATGCTCAAG GTTGGCGCTACTCTTACAGGTGTAGGCGAGCTCATCCTGGACACGGACCGGGTGCTGAAGCTCCGCCCGCCCACCGACGGCTCAGAGTACTTTCTAAGCACAGCAGACTTTGAGACCCTGCGGCTGGAGCAGGAAGACCAGGCGGTGGTCTGGCGGGTCCTGGCCTCTGTGTTCGCCCTGGCCGGGGCCGCCGTCCTCCTCTGGGTGGGCTGCCGCTACTACCGCAGCCTGAGGGTTTGCTGGGAACAGGAACGTCTGAAGAGGGAGTTTGAGACACTGGGCGCCGGGGGGTCTGGGGCTACACAACAGGGGTCTAGGGAGCAGGAGATGCCCCTGGAGAATGACTGTGTGATCTGCCTGACCCAGCTCCGTAGCTGTGTGCTACTGGACTGTGGGCACGTGTGCTGCTGCTACAGCTGCTACCAGGCCCTGCCTCAGCCCATCTGCCCCATATGCCGGCAGGCCATCAACAGAGTGGTGCCCCTCTACCAGGCATGA